One part of the Algibacter sp. L1A34 genome encodes these proteins:
- a CDS encoding precorrin-6A/cobalt-precorrin-6A reductase, whose product MILVFGGTTEGKKVATLLESLAMPFVYSTKTNIPFEENEIASYRHGALDEQQLEEYLLNNEIHTIINASHPFAEILHSTIAKVAERLQIPVIRFGRKLLSKIINPSVFYVDSYDAALELFEKNQIVLALTGVQSIKRLKPWWEKQATYFRILDRPESLAIAAESNFPEKQLILGLPSEDLKKEVSIIEANDINVVLTKETGDSGFLNTKIEAALQTNSQIIIIEQPKIPTYFKVVFDVSTLELLILKTLKI is encoded by the coding sequence ATGATATTAGTTTTTGGAGGAACAACAGAAGGGAAAAAAGTAGCTACTTTATTAGAAAGTTTGGCTATGCCATTTGTGTATTCAACTAAAACAAATATTCCTTTTGAAGAAAATGAAATAGCTAGTTATAGACATGGCGCTTTAGATGAACAACAACTAGAAGAATACCTATTAAACAATGAAATTCATACTATTATAAATGCTTCGCATCCTTTTGCTGAAATATTACATAGTACAATAGCAAAAGTTGCAGAACGTTTACAAATTCCAGTGATACGATTTGGAAGAAAGTTACTTTCTAAAATAATTAACCCATCTGTATTTTATGTAGATTCTTATGATGCTGCTTTAGAATTGTTTGAAAAGAATCAAATTGTATTAGCGTTAACGGGCGTGCAATCTATTAAAAGATTAAAACCTTGGTGGGAAAAACAGGCAACCTATTTTAGAATACTAGATAGACCTGAATCATTGGCGATTGCTGCTGAGAGTAATTTTCCCGAAAAACAATTGATTTTAGGTTTGCCTTCGGAAGATTTAAAAAAAGAGGTTAGTATAATTGAAGCGAACGATATCAACGTTGTTTTAACAAAAGAAACAGGTGATAGTGGTTTTTTAAACACAAAAATAGAAGCTGCTTTACAAACAAATTCACAAATTATTATTATTGAACAGCCCAAAATACCGACATATTTTAAAGTCGTGTTTGATGTTAGTACATTGGAATTACTCATTCTTAAAACATTGAAAATATGA
- the cobM gene encoding precorrin-4 C(11)-methyltransferase: MKKIAIIAVTEKGLEKALIIQQEFPKSLVVTTLSSTNKNVSTIASISSYLNDNFAKLDGICFVTALGICVRLIASHLENKSTDPAVISVDDLGVNVQSVLSGHKGGANDFASKVATILGSNAIISTSSDVQNIWALDTLGSQFEWQVESSLSMNKTMALFVNNKPTALLLDVKDKGTQHLEKTVPDFVTLFYNESDIDYSQFELFIAVTYKIYEVAIPSLLFIPKVLSVGSGCSKQLDSKLFETTLRRELQALKINFSAIKNFGSIDIKGNQQAYLDFSTNNAIPFNTFTSEEIDTITVPNPSDMVQSKIGVDGVSESTAMLLSGSKNVLIEKQKIHLDNGEKFTFSVALSVNAARKTAIAIIGAGPGDEELITVKGKQYLEQADCVLYAGSLIPEEMTNWCKAGAVVRNSAMMTLEEQITLMQAHYKKGNFVVRLQCGDPSLYGAIQEQMTIFDDLEMDYFIVPGISSFSAAAATLRSEFTIPEVVQSIVLTRGEGKTPMPSKESISAFASTNATMCIFLSVGIAKKVQAQLLEHFDADTPVAVMYRISWKDEEIYQGKLENLAKIVKDSKKTRTVLIIVGHAIGARKNRSQLYSPDVKHIFRTNKKFVVTE; this comes from the coding sequence ATGAAAAAAATAGCCATCATAGCAGTTACTGAAAAAGGCCTTGAAAAAGCCCTTATTATTCAGCAAGAATTTCCAAAATCGTTAGTTGTAACAACCTTAAGCTCTACTAATAAAAATGTATCAACCATTGCTTCAATTTCAAGTTATTTAAATGATAATTTCGCGAAGTTAGATGGTATTTGTTTTGTAACGGCTTTAGGTATTTGTGTGCGTTTAATAGCATCTCATCTTGAAAATAAGAGTACAGATCCGGCTGTAATTTCTGTTGATGATTTAGGTGTAAATGTACAATCTGTATTAAGCGGACATAAAGGTGGCGCAAATGATTTTGCTTCAAAGGTCGCAACTATTTTGGGTTCAAATGCTATAATATCTACCTCAAGTGATGTTCAAAATATTTGGGCTTTAGATACACTTGGAAGTCAGTTTGAATGGCAAGTAGAAAGTTCATTATCCATGAACAAAACCATGGCTCTGTTTGTCAATAATAAACCAACCGCTTTATTGTTAGATGTTAAAGATAAGGGGACACAGCATTTAGAAAAAACAGTACCTGATTTTGTGACTCTTTTTTATAATGAAAGTGATATTGATTACTCCCAATTCGAATTGTTTATAGCTGTAACGTATAAGATTTATGAGGTAGCAATTCCGAGTTTATTATTTATTCCAAAAGTACTTTCAGTAGGATCTGGATGTTCTAAACAATTAGATTCAAAACTGTTTGAAACCACTTTAAGACGAGAACTTCAAGCATTAAAAATTAATTTTTCAGCCATTAAAAATTTTGGTTCTATAGATATCAAAGGAAATCAACAAGCGTATTTAGATTTTAGTACAAATAATGCAATTCCTTTTAACACGTTTACTTCAGAAGAAATAGATACAATTACAGTGCCCAACCCAAGTGACATGGTACAATCTAAAATTGGTGTCGATGGCGTTTCAGAATCTACCGCAATGTTACTTTCTGGAAGCAAGAACGTATTGATTGAAAAACAAAAAATTCATTTAGATAATGGAGAGAAATTTACGTTTTCTGTGGCTTTAAGTGTTAATGCGGCTCGTAAAACTGCCATTGCTATTATTGGTGCAGGACCAGGAGATGAAGAATTAATAACCGTAAAAGGAAAGCAATATTTAGAGCAAGCAGATTGCGTGTTATACGCCGGGAGTTTAATTCCTGAAGAAATGACCAATTGGTGTAAAGCAGGAGCAGTAGTTAGAAATTCTGCTATGATGACTTTAGAAGAGCAAATTACTTTAATGCAAGCGCATTATAAAAAAGGGAATTTCGTTGTGCGGTTACAATGTGGAGATCCTTCTTTATACGGTGCTATCCAAGAACAAATGACCATTTTTGACGACTTAGAAATGGATTACTTCATTGTACCTGGTATTTCATCTTTTAGTGCAGCAGCAGCAACTTTAAGATCAGAATTTACAATTCCTGAAGTTGTGCAATCTATTGTTTTAACTCGTGGAGAAGGAAAAACACCGATGCCTTCAAAAGAAAGCATTTCTGCTTTTGCATCAACCAATGCAACTATGTGTATCTTTTTAAGTGTGGGAATTGCTAAAAAAGTACAAGCACAATTGCTAGAACATTTTGATGCCGATACGCCTGTAGCTGTGATGTATAGAATCAGCTGGAAAGATGAAGAAATTTATCAAGGGAAATTAGAAAATCTAGCAAAAATTGTAAAAGACAGTAAAAAAACAAGAACGGTATTAATCATCGTAGGTCACGCAATTGGAGCTCGTAAAAACAGATCACAATTATACAGTCCAGATGTGAAACACATTTTTAGAACCAATAAGAAATTTGTAGTAACAGAATAA